One part of the Syntrophus gentianae genome encodes these proteins:
- a CDS encoding ribbon-helix-helix protein, CopG family produces MSTDKPKIIFVIEEDLLKRVDDYRFENRINSRSEAIRRLIEEGLKTDKTERKKE; encoded by the coding sequence ATGTCTACCGATAAGCCAAAAATCATATTTGTCATAGAAGAGGATTTGCTGAAGCGTGTTGATGATTATCGTTTCGAGAACCGCATAAATTCTCGTTCAGAGGCTATTCGCCGCCTCATTGAAGAGGGTTTAAAAACCGATAAGACCGAGCGGAAAAAAGAATAA
- a CDS encoding helix-turn-helix transcriptional regulator: MKKKKSKNNDQTNTLPEVGYVRLSKFLSVYPVSRSTLFDMVRKGLAPKPIKLSKRCVAWHVDDIKSFINRTRETSDF; encoded by the coding sequence ATGAAAAAGAAAAAATCAAAAAACAACGATCAAACAAACACCCTTCCTGAAGTGGGATATGTGCGTTTGTCGAAGTTTTTGTCTGTCTACCCAGTGTCAAGGTCAACTTTGTTCGATATGGTTCGAAAAGGTTTGGCTCCCAAGCCCATAAAACTTTCAAAGAGATGTGTTGCCTGGCATGTCGATGACATAAAATCATTTATCAACAGAACACGGGAAACTAGTGATTTTTAA
- a CDS encoding ATP-binding protein, whose protein sequence is KRLPQAAADDLLDVILERYRHRKSTMITSNRPIEDWGKLLGDNAAASAILDRLLHRGHLLKFEGKSYRLKEASKRLALEKKNN, encoded by the coding sequence AAAACGTCTGCCGCAGGCCGCCGCTGATGATCTGCTGGATGTGATTCTGGAGCGTTATCGCCACCGAAAAAGCACGATGATCACTTCAAACCGGCCGATTGAGGACTGGGGAAAGCTTCTCGGCGACAATGCTGCAGCTTCGGCCATTCTGGACCGTCTGTTGCACCGCGGTCATCTGCTGAAATTTGAAGGAAAGAGTTACCGGCTCAAGGAGGCTTCTAAAAGACTTGCTTTAGAAAAGAAAAATAACTAA